In one Mauremys mutica isolate MM-2020 ecotype Southern chromosome 3, ASM2049712v1, whole genome shotgun sequence genomic region, the following are encoded:
- the UCN gene encoding urocortin, whose amino-acid sequence MRRALLTALLASLLLSPLRPAGPRSSAEAAPRPSRSLRGPAQRPEPAPLLRALRPVGGLARARREEPPLSIDLTFHLLRHMLDVARAQSQRAQAEQNRLIFDSVGK is encoded by the coding sequence ATGAGGCGGGCGCTGCTGACCGCGCTGCTGGCGTCGCTGCTGCTCTCCCCGCTGCGCCCCGCCGGGCCCCGCAGCAGCGCCGAGGCCGCGCCCCGCCCGAGCCGGTCCCTGCGGGGCCCCGCGCAGCGCCCCGAGCCGGCCCCGCTGCTGCGCGCCCTGCGGCCCGTGGGCGGCCTGGCGCGGGCGAGGCGCGAGGAGCCGCCGCTCTCCATCGACCTGACCTTCCACCTGCTGCGCCACATGCTGGACGTGGCGCGGGCGCAGAGCCAACGCGCGCAGGCCGAGCAGAACCGGCTCATCTTCGACTCGGTGGGCAAGTGA